Proteins encoded within one genomic window of Brachybacterium muris:
- the istA gene encoding IS21 family transposase: protein MVRKIRAKLVLQLRAEGLSGRAISSSQGMSRKSVRAVFEAADAAGIGWGDIADVADEQVYARLFPGRGEHESVFAQPDWEQVHREMARVGVTLKLLHGEYFDATTAAGDPAMGYDRFCRTYQHHVMVTGAASRVGHKAGQSVEVDWSGPTMELADPVTGEVSKVFLFVACLPFSRYAFCFPALDMRQESWLRAHVAMFEALGGTVPRIVPDNLKTGVVKHPREGEIVLNDAYREMAAHYSAAVLPGRVRKPKDKASVENTVAHVATWVIAGLRDQRFTSLPELAAAIGQRMEAYNAEPFQKRPGSRASVFDAEERPLLTPLPAVPYEISTWHYGRRVGRNGHVTFARNFYSAPFAHIGAKVDLRITARTLEIYQGSQRLTSHLLLPETASNEYRTNDADLPAGERFQAWDAQRVRAWADRVGPATVIVIQRIFESVPIVEQGLDPALAVLRLSRRFSVDRVEAACALALTGRVRSPRYAHLHPILATGQDKVAALRPPREEPAEDGGYVRGADYYAGGVR from the coding sequence ATGGTACGGAAGATCAGGGCGAAGCTGGTGCTCCAGCTGCGCGCAGAAGGTCTGTCGGGGCGAGCGATTTCGTCCTCGCAGGGCATGTCCCGCAAGTCCGTGAGGGCGGTGTTCGAGGCCGCTGACGCTGCAGGGATCGGGTGGGGCGATATCGCGGACGTCGCCGATGAGCAGGTGTATGCCCGGTTGTTCCCGGGCCGGGGCGAGCACGAGAGCGTGTTCGCACAGCCGGACTGGGAACAGGTCCATCGAGAGATGGCCAGGGTCGGCGTGACGCTGAAGCTGTTGCACGGCGAGTACTTCGACGCGACCACGGCGGCTGGGGATCCGGCGATGGGGTATGACCGGTTTTGCCGCACCTACCAGCACCACGTCATGGTCACCGGTGCCGCTTCGAGAGTCGGTCACAAGGCCGGCCAGAGCGTGGAGGTCGACTGGTCCGGCCCCACGATGGAGCTGGCCGATCCGGTCACCGGCGAGGTCTCGAAGGTGTTCTTGTTCGTTGCCTGCCTGCCTTTTTCTCGTTACGCGTTCTGCTTCCCGGCGCTGGATATGCGCCAGGAGTCCTGGCTGCGAGCGCACGTAGCGATGTTCGAGGCGCTGGGCGGGACGGTCCCGAGGATCGTTCCGGACAACCTCAAGACCGGTGTGGTGAAGCACCCCCGCGAGGGCGAGATCGTCCTGAACGATGCGTATCGCGAGATGGCAGCGCATTACTCGGCGGCGGTGCTCCCGGGGAGGGTGCGGAAACCGAAAGACAAGGCGAGCGTGGAGAACACCGTCGCGCACGTCGCGACCTGGGTCATCGCCGGGCTGCGGGATCAGCGATTCACGTCCCTGCCCGAACTTGCAGCCGCCATCGGGCAGCGGATGGAGGCCTATAACGCGGAGCCGTTCCAGAAGCGGCCCGGATCCCGCGCCAGCGTGTTCGACGCGGAGGAGCGGCCGCTGCTGACGCCGCTGCCGGCGGTGCCCTACGAGATCTCGACATGGCACTACGGACGACGAGTGGGCAGGAACGGGCACGTCACGTTCGCGCGGAACTTCTACTCCGCGCCGTTCGCGCACATCGGCGCGAAGGTCGATCTGCGCATCACGGCCCGGACGCTGGAGATCTATCAGGGCAGCCAGCGACTGACCAGTCACCTGCTGCTCCCGGAGACCGCGAGCAATGAGTACCGCACCAACGACGCGGACCTACCTGCGGGCGAGCGTTTCCAGGCCTGGGACGCGCAGAGGGTGCGGGCGTGGGCAGATCGGGTCGGGCCGGCCACGGTGATCGTGATCCAGCGGATCTTCGAGTCCGTGCCGATCGTGGAACAGGGCCTGGATCCCGCGTTGGCGGTGCTACGGCTCTCTCGCCGCTTCTCCGTAGATCGGGTCGAGGCGGCCTGCGCACTCGCGCTGACGGGACGGGTCCGTTCACCGCGCTATGCGCATCTGCACCCGATCTTGGCCACCGGGCAGGACAAGGTCGCCGCCCTGC
- the istA gene encoding IS21 family transposase: protein MVRKIRAKLVLQLRAEGLSGRAISSSQGMSRKSVRAVFEAADAAGIGWGDIADVADEQVYARLFPGRGEHESVFAQPDWEQVHREMARVGVTLKLLHGEYFDATTAAGDPAMGYDRFCRTYQHHVMVTGAASRVGHKAGQSVEVDWSGPTMELADPVTGEVSKVFLFVACLPFSRYAFCFPALDMRQESWLRAHVAMFEALGGTVPRIVPDNLKTGVVKHPREGEIVLNDAYREMAAHYSAAVLPGRVRKPKDKASVENTVAHVATWVIAGLRDQRFTSLPELAAAIGQRMEAYNAEPFQKRPGSRASVFDAEERPLLTPLPAVPYEISTWHYGRRVGRNGHVTFARNFYSAPFAHIGAKVDLRITARTLEIYQGSQRLTSHLLLPETASNEYRTNDADLPAGERFQAWDAQRVRAWADRVGPATVIVIQRIFESVPIVEQGLDPALAVLRLSRRFSVDRVEAACALALTGRVRSPRYAHLHPILATGQDKVAALRPPREEPAEDGGYVRGADYYAGGVR from the coding sequence ATGGTACGGAAGATCAGGGCGAAGCTGGTGCTCCAGCTGCGCGCAGAAGGTCTGTCGGGGCGAGCGATTTCGTCCTCGCAGGGCATGTCCCGCAAGTCCGTGAGGGCGGTGTTCGAGGCCGCTGACGCTGCAGGGATCGGGTGGGGCGATATCGCGGACGTCGCCGATGAGCAGGTGTATGCCCGGTTGTTCCCGGGCCGGGGCGAGCACGAGAGCGTGTTCGCACAGCCGGACTGGGAACAGGTCCATCGAGAGATGGCCAGGGTCGGCGTGACGCTGAAGCTGTTGCACGGCGAGTACTTCGACGCGACCACGGCGGCTGGGGATCCGGCGATGGGGTATGACCGGTTTTGCCGCACCTACCAGCACCACGTCATGGTCACCGGTGCCGCTTCGAGAGTCGGTCACAAGGCCGGCCAGAGCGTGGAGGTCGACTGGTCCGGCCCCACGATGGAGCTGGCCGATCCGGTCACCGGCGAGGTCTCGAAGGTGTTCTTGTTCGTTGCCTGCCTGCCTTTTTCTCGTTACGCGTTCTGCTTCCCGGCGCTGGATATGCGCCAGGAGTCCTGGCTGCGAGCGCACGTAGCGATGTTCGAGGCGCTGGGCGGGACGGTCCCGAGGATCGTTCCGGACAACCTCAAGACCGGTGTGGTGAAGCACCCCCGCGAGGGCGAGATCGTCCTGAACGATGCGTATCGCGAGATGGCAGCGCATTACTCGGCGGCGGTGCTCCCGGGGAGGGTGCGGAAACCGAAAGACAAGGCGAGCGTGGAGAACACCGTCGCGCACGTCGCGACCTGGGTCATCGCCGGGCTGCGGGATCAGCGATTCACGTCCCTGCCCGAACTTGCAGCCGCCATCGGGCAGCGGATGGAGGCCTATAACGCGGAGCCGTTCCAGAAGCGGCCCGGATCCCGCGCCAGCGTGTTCGACGCGGAGGAGCGGCCGCTGCTGACGCCGCTGCCGGCGGTGCCCTACGAGATCTCGACATGGCACTACGGACGACGAGTGGGCAGGAACGGGCACGTCACGTTCGCGCGGAACTTCTACTCCGCGCCGTTCGCGCACATCGGCGCGAAGGTCGATCTGCGCATCACGGCCCGGACGCTGGAGATCTATCAGGGCAGCCAGCGACTGACCAGTCACCTGCTGCTCCCGGAGACCGCGAGCAATGAGTACCGCACCAACGACGCGGACCTACCTGCGGGCGAGCGTTTCCAGGCCTGGGACGCGCAGAGGGTGCGGGCGTGGGCAGATCGGGTCGGGCCGGCCACGGTGATCGTGATCCAGCGGATCTTCGAGTCCGTGCCGATCGTGGAACAGGGCCTGGATCCCGCGTTGGCGGTGCTACGGCTCTCTCGCCGCTTCTCCGTAGATCGGGTCGAGGCGGCCTGCGCACTCGCGCTGACGGGACGGGTCCGTTCACCGCGCTATGCGCATCTGCACCCGATCTTGGCCACCGGGCAGGACAAGGTCGCCGCCCTGCGTCCACCCCGCGAGGAACCCGCGGAAGACGGCGGATACGTCCGTGGCGCCGACTACTACGCCGGAGGTGTCCGGTGA
- a CDS encoding ATP-binding protein: MSVIDNDTKRKLREMGATALLDAIDAQDEAHVLGMSFQERLQLIVDEAHSIFNHGKVEGLIRRAGLRYPGADLRRLDLVEERGLNRNVIAQLATCSFIQRQQNVVFQGFTGSGKSYLGCALAKQACQHRLRAHYIRMPDLEEAWALAKDKPQGQTKFLRKYSTFSLLVIDEWLLDHPDEGMRSMLLELLERRYDTGSTVFCTQYPKKDWHARLGGAVHADAIMDRIVHNTIWIDTGDRNMREHTALPQ; this comes from the coding sequence GTGAGCGTGATCGATAACGACACGAAGCGGAAGCTGCGCGAGATGGGCGCGACCGCGCTGCTGGACGCGATCGATGCCCAGGATGAGGCTCACGTGCTGGGGATGTCGTTCCAGGAACGGCTCCAGCTGATCGTGGACGAGGCGCATTCCATCTTCAATCATGGAAAGGTCGAGGGTCTGATCCGCCGGGCGGGGCTGCGTTATCCCGGAGCGGACCTGCGGCGGCTGGATCTGGTCGAGGAACGGGGACTGAACCGGAACGTGATCGCGCAACTGGCAACCTGCTCCTTCATCCAGCGGCAACAGAACGTGGTCTTCCAGGGCTTCACCGGCTCAGGGAAGTCCTACCTCGGCTGCGCGCTGGCGAAGCAGGCCTGCCAGCACCGGCTCCGAGCCCACTACATCCGAATGCCCGACCTCGAAGAGGCCTGGGCCCTGGCAAAGGACAAGCCGCAGGGCCAGACGAAGTTCCTGCGGAAGTACTCCACGTTCTCGCTGCTGGTGATCGACGAGTGGCTGCTGGACCATCCTGACGAGGGAATGCGTTCGATGCTGCTGGAACTGCTCGAGCGCCGCTATGACACCGGCTCGACCGTGTTCTGCACCCAGTACCCGAAGAAGGACTGGCACGCCCGGCTCGGTGGAGCAGTCCACGCCGATGCGATCATGGACCGCATCGTGCACAACACAATCTGGATCGACACCGGCGACAGGAACATGCGAGAACACACCGCACTGCCCCAGTGA
- the trxB gene encoding thioredoxin-disulfide reductase, translating into MTQPIQALNILGTSSPKATDNTTAADPAAAPTADADAPVHDVVIVGSGPAGYTAAVYAARAEMKPVVIAGALDAGGALMTTTDVENFPGFPEGIQGPELMAQMQEQAERFGAEVLFEDAVDLQLEGEIKTVTLDDGTVYRAKALILATGSAYRELGVEGEKRLSGKGVSWCATCDGFFFKDKEIVVVGGGDSAVEEATFLTRYAKNVTMVHRRDELRASKIMARRAEADPKLRFSWNSQVVSINGEDKVESVTLRDVETGEERTLPAGAVFEAIGHVPRTELLRGKLELDAQGYIVCKDRSTYTSVPGVFAAGDVVDHTYRQAITAAGSGCQAALDAERWLADQAALAFAGEKNPHEAAAEEVPTEPSVPTEQLEATTPGGPSDASTTLPEAR; encoded by the coding sequence ATGACCCAGCCCATCCAGGCCCTGAACATCCTCGGCACCTCCTCGCCGAAGGCCACTGACAACACCACTGCCGCCGATCCGGCCGCGGCCCCGACCGCCGACGCCGATGCTCCGGTGCACGACGTCGTGATCGTGGGTTCCGGGCCGGCCGGCTACACGGCCGCTGTGTACGCAGCCCGCGCGGAGATGAAGCCCGTGGTGATCGCGGGCGCCCTGGATGCCGGTGGTGCCCTGATGACCACCACCGACGTGGAGAACTTCCCCGGGTTCCCCGAGGGGATCCAGGGCCCGGAGCTGATGGCGCAGATGCAGGAGCAGGCCGAGCGCTTCGGCGCCGAGGTGCTGTTCGAGGATGCGGTGGACCTGCAGCTCGAGGGCGAGATCAAGACGGTCACCCTGGATGACGGCACCGTGTACCGCGCGAAGGCTCTGATCCTCGCGACCGGTTCCGCATATCGGGAGCTGGGTGTGGAGGGCGAGAAGCGGCTCTCCGGCAAGGGCGTCAGCTGGTGCGCCACCTGCGACGGTTTCTTCTTCAAGGACAAGGAGATCGTGGTGGTGGGCGGTGGCGACAGTGCCGTCGAGGAAGCAACGTTCCTGACGCGCTACGCGAAGAACGTCACCATGGTGCATCGGCGCGACGAGCTACGCGCCTCCAAGATCATGGCTCGCCGGGCGGAGGCCGATCCCAAGCTGCGCTTCTCCTGGAACAGCCAGGTCGTCAGCATCAACGGCGAGGACAAGGTGGAGTCGGTGACCCTGCGCGACGTGGAGACCGGCGAGGAGCGCACCCTTCCTGCCGGCGCCGTGTTCGAGGCCATCGGGCACGTGCCGCGCACGGAGCTGCTGCGCGGCAAGCTCGAGCTCGACGCCCAGGGTTACATCGTGTGCAAGGACCGCTCCACCTACACCTCGGTGCCGGGCGTGTTCGCCGCGGGCGACGTGGTGGACCACACCTACCGCCAGGCCATCACCGCGGCCGGGTCGGGCTGCCAGGCTGCTCTGGACGCGGAGCGCTGGCTGGCCGACCAGGCTGCTCTCGCCTTCGCCGGGGAGAAGAACCCTCACGAGGCCGCGGCCGAGGAAGTCCCCACGGAGCCGTCCGTGCCCACCGAGCAGCTGGAGGCCACCACCCCCGGTGGCCCTTCGGACGCGTCGACCACGCTGCCTGAGGCCCGCTGA